One genomic window of Myxococcus xanthus includes the following:
- a CDS encoding DUF1801 domain-containing protein, with protein MSNRSEEVERFMQELEHARKDEVESLRTAILAAHPGIAERIKWNAPSFCFKDDDRVTFKLKPKDCVQLIFHRGAKVKATQGFSFDDTSGLLQWAAPDRAIVTLRDLAEVKAKKKALCQVVVQWMEATSQ; from the coding sequence GTGTCGAACCGGTCCGAAGAAGTCGAACGATTCATGCAGGAGCTCGAACACGCCCGGAAGGACGAAGTCGAAAGCCTGCGCACCGCCATCCTGGCCGCCCATCCAGGCATCGCGGAGCGCATCAAGTGGAACGCGCCAAGCTTCTGCTTCAAGGACGATGACCGGGTGACATTCAAGCTGAAGCCCAAGGACTGCGTTCAGCTCATCTTCCACCGGGGCGCGAAGGTGAAGGCGACGCAAGGCTTCTCCTTCGACGACACCAGCGGCCTGCTGCAGTGGGCCGCCCCGGACCGAGCCATCGTCACGCTTCGCGACCTGGCGGAGGTGAAGGCGAAGAAGAAGGCGCTGTGCCAGGTCGTGGTCCAGTGGATGGAAGCGACCTCGCAGTGA
- a CDS encoding helix-hairpin-helix domain-containing protein — MRRLVPALLSASLMVGCGPTGSESEPSSSSTEHQDAPLTTTDVDVAPECQGLLTFVNTASLSTLDAYLPSDVAQNLVGYRATAPFSTLAQVSAVRGVGPVRLTQIEGGARALGYITSTCAGILDELALSTDDAAALVNLVNTIDSSALYAVLPYAWNGATNLLNLRPFTSAQAISEVTGIGTVSLRNLRNAATQGYALTALIAVINAQEESLWTSRLSQDFDIQDVIDGAHGNGEFKSAQCFGIDPSLFPAGQVWTVRPELATGTEVYNEIKSTVDYADRNEPLPETLYTDGLAELQARTAGRTFKGCFISYGKGPWGGIQVKFYVDTVTGYRILSEQHWSE; from the coding sequence ATGCGTCGTCTAGTTCCAGCCCTTCTCTCCGCGAGCCTGATGGTCGGATGTGGTCCCACCGGCTCCGAGTCCGAGCCGTCTTCTTCGTCCACGGAGCACCAGGACGCGCCGCTCACCACCACGGACGTGGACGTGGCCCCGGAGTGTCAGGGCCTGCTCACCTTCGTCAACACGGCGTCTCTGTCCACGCTGGACGCCTATCTCCCCAGTGACGTCGCCCAGAACCTCGTCGGCTACCGCGCGACGGCGCCCTTCTCCACGTTGGCGCAGGTGTCCGCGGTCCGGGGTGTCGGCCCGGTGCGCCTGACTCAAATCGAGGGTGGCGCCCGCGCGCTGGGCTACATCACCAGCACCTGCGCCGGCATCCTGGACGAGCTCGCGCTCTCCACCGATGACGCGGCGGCCCTGGTCAACCTGGTGAACACCATCGACAGCAGCGCGTTGTACGCCGTCCTGCCGTACGCTTGGAACGGCGCAACGAACCTCCTCAACCTGCGGCCCTTCACGTCGGCGCAGGCCATCTCCGAGGTGACTGGCATCGGCACGGTCAGCCTGCGCAACCTCCGCAACGCGGCCACGCAGGGCTACGCCCTGACGGCGCTCATCGCCGTGATCAACGCGCAGGAGGAGAGCCTGTGGACGTCCCGCCTGAGCCAGGACTTCGACATCCAGGACGTGATTGACGGCGCTCACGGCAATGGCGAATTCAAGAGCGCGCAGTGCTTCGGCATCGACCCCAGCCTCTTCCCCGCGGGTCAGGTCTGGACTGTCCGTCCCGAGCTGGCCACGGGCACCGAGGTCTACAACGAGATCAAGAGCACGGTCGACTACGCGGACCGCAACGAGCCGCTGCCGGAGACGCTCTACACCGACGGTCTGGCGGAGCTGCAGGCGCGCACCGCCGGGCGCACCTTCAAGGGCTGCTTCATCAGCTACGGGAAGGGCCCGTGGGGCGGCATCCAGGTCAAGTTCTACGTCGACACGGTGACCGGATACCGCATCCTGTCGGAGCAGCACTGGTCGGAGTGA
- a CDS encoding carboxylesterase/lipase family protein produces MNVIKTPEVATKEGKVQGLVEGKISVFRGIPYAMPPTGALRWKAPERATPWPGVREAFNFGFSAYQSRQACIEAGGGDPGEMHEDCLFLNVWTPKLDAGAKLPVVFWIHGGAFVIGSGRLPPYEGIHLASRDVVLVTFNYRLGHLGFFMHPALEKENPGGPANFGLLDQVLALEWVRDNIARFGGDPGNVTVMGQSAGAKSVLSLFTSPQVREKNLFRRGVAMSAYVLQEKPLADARLAGMAFAWRNGLDRLLATMKDLRELGPEKFWMLPADTANAPSPIYGDSVLPEPIRETFARGEQLSLPLILGSTSDDSSVVSSFGIDPATILERLGAFAESIRQLYPDVDDDREIGRRMCRDFVFTVMPRLLATRHAERGAAVWRYYFEYRAKMLAPRQRLGVPHGGEVPYFLETAADVPPTGALFTEEDGTFMRHLVDSLVQFARTGAPGPVAQVSWEGHTETQDRLLRLDGSPQGVTDFERDILQAAENLMPFLDSLAKPPPPKLPRATSAAATASSNTRQEGRP; encoded by the coding sequence ATGAACGTCATCAAGACGCCTGAGGTAGCCACGAAGGAAGGCAAGGTGCAGGGCCTGGTCGAAGGGAAGATTTCTGTCTTCAGGGGCATTCCCTACGCGATGCCTCCCACGGGAGCGCTGCGCTGGAAGGCGCCCGAGCGCGCCACTCCATGGCCCGGTGTCCGCGAGGCCTTCAACTTCGGCTTCTCCGCGTACCAGTCCCGTCAGGCCTGCATCGAGGCCGGCGGTGGCGACCCCGGTGAGATGCACGAGGATTGTCTCTTCCTCAATGTGTGGACGCCCAAGCTGGATGCGGGCGCGAAGCTGCCCGTGGTGTTCTGGATTCACGGCGGCGCCTTCGTCATCGGCTCGGGCCGTCTGCCGCCCTATGAAGGGATTCATTTGGCGTCGCGCGACGTGGTGCTGGTGACCTTCAACTACCGCCTGGGGCACCTGGGCTTCTTCATGCATCCGGCGCTGGAGAAGGAGAATCCGGGTGGGCCCGCGAACTTCGGCCTGCTGGACCAGGTGCTGGCGCTGGAATGGGTGCGCGACAACATCGCGCGGTTCGGCGGCGACCCCGGCAATGTCACGGTGATGGGACAGTCGGCGGGCGCCAAGAGCGTCCTGTCGCTCTTCACGTCGCCGCAGGTGCGGGAGAAGAACCTCTTCCGCCGGGGCGTGGCCATGAGCGCGTACGTGCTCCAGGAGAAGCCCCTGGCGGACGCGCGGCTGGCCGGCATGGCCTTCGCGTGGAGGAACGGGCTGGACCGGCTGCTGGCCACCATGAAGGACCTGCGCGAGCTGGGGCCGGAGAAGTTCTGGATGCTCCCCGCGGACACCGCGAACGCGCCCAGTCCCATCTACGGAGACTCCGTCCTTCCCGAGCCTATCCGCGAGACCTTCGCGCGCGGAGAGCAACTCTCCCTGCCGCTCATCCTCGGCAGCACGAGTGACGACTCCAGCGTGGTGTCCTCGTTCGGAATCGACCCCGCCACCATCCTTGAACGCCTGGGCGCCTTCGCCGAGTCCATCCGCCAGCTCTACCCCGACGTGGACGATGACCGGGAGATTGGCCGGCGGATGTGTCGCGACTTCGTCTTCACGGTCATGCCCCGCTTGCTGGCCACCCGCCACGCGGAGCGCGGCGCCGCGGTGTGGCGCTACTACTTCGAGTACCGCGCGAAGATGCTTGCCCCTCGGCAGCGTCTGGGTGTGCCTCACGGGGGCGAGGTGCCCTACTTCCTGGAGACGGCCGCGGACGTGCCGCCCACCGGAGCGTTGTTCACGGAGGAGGACGGGACGTTCATGCGTCACCTGGTGGATTCACTGGTCCAGTTCGCGCGCACGGGCGCGCCCGGGCCCGTGGCCCAGGTGAGCTGGGAGGGGCACACGGAGACGCAAGACAGGCTGCTGAGGCTGGATGGCTCACCGCAGGGGGTGACGGACTTCGAGCGAGACATCCTGCAAGCCGCCGAAAACCTCATGCCCTTCCTGGACAGCCTCGCCAAGCCGCCTCCGCCGAAGCTGCCACGCGCCACCTCGGCCGCGGCCACCGCGAGCAGCAACACGCGGCAGGAAGGCCGCCCGTAG
- a CDS encoding WD40 repeat domain-containing protein — MPHTSPSLESLTELTTLEGLLAERGLDALLATFDEVLAGTPPDTRILKSESLSVGPRTLQVLRRALALDAALLRAHPETLFQCLYNRLRWFDAPDTAAHFAPTDAGPWSHAEAHLWKLAEHWRGQWTAREGTSWVESLRPLPGALEGNDQVLRHGAQVLCAAFSPSGDWLATGSWEDERNVRIWDVATGTLIRQLAGHEGEVRSVAWSPDGTRLASGSRDHDARIWDVETGELLHAMTRQEGQVTSVAFSPDGRWLAAANLGWRVRLFDVTSGREVRTLEGHEQSVLTVAFHPSGRWLASGASDDTVRIWDLETGTQTAHIRSTTSVSSVAFSPDGDWLVLTSMDGLIRVETAGWTRVPGALGQGPYSQVAWLEGARLGALAFNRVELLDARNGEVLRAHPYPSDGRERGAAFLPSGKRFALTAANGRTHVRDLDADPSPTLLAEQDRVMNLWGHAEGAWGITRLHSETRVIDSQGQATALPPGSPAAYAQTWQVSPDGAWLAQPELSSHERRYRLGILLLDARSLAPVRTLLAPPGEQAAKAQTLLVNKLPIAFSPDGKLLAAAIEEGAVHLWRVADGTLLHRLRGPGGPITWVDFTPDGTCVVSGHAASERVYVHEVRGGKVIVNTEAVVEPSPAYAAAASAPVIVVGRASGELVLITLPTGAQQVLTVSQEPVIALGLSADGTRVAASSMDECVRVFDVRTGARLHELPHPSLPFSIALSSEVLVTLAEDMHTRVFDLATGELRTELDGSVTTDDFVSQRYWETLGEGPVTFHLQRDTTPRAHFQDAMEETLILKDGLVLGRGRTERDFLYVLKLHIP, encoded by the coding sequence ATGCCCCACACCTCTCCGTCCCTCGAATCGCTGACCGAACTCACCACCCTTGAGGGGCTCCTGGCGGAGCGTGGCCTGGATGCGCTCCTGGCCACCTTCGACGAGGTGCTCGCCGGGACGCCCCCGGACACACGCATCCTCAAGAGCGAAAGCCTGTCGGTCGGCCCCAGGACCTTGCAGGTGCTCCGGCGCGCGCTCGCGCTCGACGCGGCGCTTCTCCGGGCGCACCCCGAGACGCTCTTCCAATGCCTCTACAACCGCCTGCGCTGGTTCGACGCCCCAGACACGGCTGCGCACTTCGCGCCCACGGACGCGGGGCCCTGGAGCCACGCGGAAGCGCACCTGTGGAAGCTCGCGGAGCACTGGAGGGGACAGTGGACCGCGCGGGAGGGCACGTCCTGGGTCGAATCCCTGCGGCCCCTGCCCGGAGCACTGGAAGGCAATGACCAGGTCCTGCGGCACGGCGCCCAGGTGTTGTGCGCGGCCTTCAGTCCTTCGGGCGACTGGCTCGCCACGGGCTCCTGGGAGGACGAGCGGAACGTCCGCATCTGGGACGTGGCCACCGGGACACTCATCCGCCAACTGGCGGGGCACGAGGGCGAAGTGCGCAGTGTCGCTTGGAGCCCGGACGGGACGCGGCTGGCATCCGGCTCACGCGACCACGACGCGCGCATCTGGGACGTCGAGACGGGCGAGCTCCTCCACGCCATGACACGCCAGGAGGGCCAGGTGACGTCGGTGGCCTTCAGTCCGGACGGCCGCTGGCTCGCCGCGGCGAACCTCGGGTGGCGGGTGCGGCTGTTCGACGTGACCTCGGGCCGGGAGGTGCGCACGCTCGAAGGGCACGAACAGTCCGTGTTGACGGTCGCCTTCCACCCCTCAGGCCGGTGGCTGGCGTCAGGCGCGTCGGACGATACGGTGCGCATCTGGGACCTGGAGACAGGCACGCAGACCGCCCACATCCGCAGCACCACCTCCGTCTCGTCCGTGGCCTTCAGCCCGGATGGCGATTGGCTCGTGCTGACCTCCATGGACGGCCTCATCCGGGTGGAGACGGCAGGCTGGACGCGCGTGCCCGGGGCGCTGGGCCAGGGTCCCTATTCCCAGGTCGCCTGGCTCGAAGGCGCACGGCTGGGCGCACTCGCCTTCAACCGGGTGGAGCTGCTCGACGCGAGGAACGGAGAGGTGCTCCGGGCGCATCCCTACCCTTCCGACGGCCGTGAGCGCGGCGCCGCCTTCCTTCCGTCCGGCAAGCGCTTCGCGCTGACCGCGGCGAATGGGCGCACGCATGTCCGCGACCTGGATGCGGACCCCAGCCCTACCCTCCTGGCCGAACAGGACCGCGTCATGAACCTGTGGGGACATGCCGAAGGGGCATGGGGCATTACACGCCTGCACTCGGAGACGCGCGTCATCGATTCACAGGGGCAGGCCACGGCACTGCCTCCCGGCTCTCCGGCGGCCTACGCGCAGACCTGGCAGGTCAGTCCCGACGGCGCATGGCTGGCCCAACCCGAGCTGTCCTCACACGAGCGGCGCTACCGGCTGGGCATCCTGCTGCTCGACGCACGGAGCCTCGCCCCCGTGCGCACCCTGCTGGCGCCCCCTGGCGAACAGGCCGCGAAGGCCCAGACGCTCCTCGTCAACAAACTTCCGATTGCCTTCTCTCCCGACGGGAAGCTGCTGGCGGCCGCCATCGAAGAGGGCGCGGTGCACCTCTGGCGCGTGGCGGACGGCACCTTGCTGCACAGGCTGCGCGGACCTGGAGGTCCCATCACCTGGGTGGACTTCACGCCGGATGGCACCTGTGTCGTGTCGGGACATGCGGCCAGCGAACGCGTGTACGTCCACGAGGTCCGGGGCGGCAAGGTCATCGTCAACACCGAAGCGGTGGTCGAGCCTTCCCCCGCCTATGCCGCGGCGGCCAGCGCGCCCGTCATCGTCGTGGGCCGAGCGTCGGGAGAGCTCGTGCTCATCACGCTCCCCACCGGCGCCCAACAGGTCCTGACGGTGAGCCAGGAGCCCGTCATCGCCCTGGGACTCTCCGCGGACGGCACGCGCGTGGCGGCCTCCAGCATGGATGAGTGCGTGCGGGTCTTCGATGTGCGGACAGGCGCACGCCTGCATGAGCTTCCCCACCCGTCCCTGCCCTTCTCCATCGCGCTGAGCAGCGAGGTGCTCGTCACCCTGGCCGAAGACATGCACACGCGCGTCTTCGACCTCGCCACGGGCGAACTGCGCACGGAGCTCGATGGAAGCGTCACCACGGACGACTTCGTGTCCCAGCGCTACTGGGAGACGCTGGGCGAAGGCCCGGTCACCTTCCACCTGCAACGAGACACCACGCCCCGGGCCCACTTCCAGGATGCGATGGAAGAGACTCTCATCCTGAAGGACGGGCTCGTCCTGGGACGGGGCCGCACCGAGCGGGACTTCTTGTACGTCCTGAAGCTCCACATACCCTGA
- a CDS encoding acyl-CoA desaturase has protein sequence MNTATLGHAEVSLNGKGTGEPRASTASLVPPEVGRLRFDAARTLWLWGMLIPGVTVGLAAATPTTVVVSLLLTFATLCLGHSVGLHRGVIHRTYEAGPLTRGVLAYLFVLSGLGGPLSWARLHAVRDYWQNRPDCPPYFAYEHSMARDFGWNLHLRFEPADDRALARLPPDVLTDPWLCFLERTWPLHVLGLTGVVLAVLGPEAVALCVCARTAAGILGHWAVGYAAHVWGERRYALPGAAESGTNIWVLGVLSFGEGFHNNHHAFPGSARMGQKAHELDLGWWVIRGLCRLGLVRDVRT, from the coding sequence ATGAATACCGCGACGCTGGGACATGCCGAGGTCTCCCTGAACGGGAAAGGCACAGGCGAGCCGCGCGCGAGCACCGCATCCCTGGTGCCTCCCGAGGTGGGCCGCTTGCGCTTCGATGCGGCGCGGACGCTGTGGCTCTGGGGCATGCTCATCCCCGGTGTCACCGTGGGGCTCGCGGCGGCGACGCCCACCACGGTGGTGGTGTCGCTCCTGCTCACCTTCGCGACGCTCTGCCTGGGACACTCGGTGGGCCTGCATCGCGGCGTCATCCACCGCACCTACGAGGCGGGCCCTCTCACACGCGGCGTGCTCGCGTACCTGTTCGTGCTGAGCGGGCTCGGCGGTCCCCTGTCGTGGGCACGCCTGCATGCGGTGCGCGACTACTGGCAGAACCGTCCCGACTGTCCGCCCTACTTCGCCTATGAGCACTCGATGGCCCGCGACTTCGGCTGGAACCTGCACCTGCGCTTCGAGCCCGCGGATGACCGGGCCCTGGCGCGGCTTCCTCCAGACGTATTGACGGACCCGTGGCTGTGCTTCCTGGAGCGCACCTGGCCGCTCCACGTGCTCGGGCTGACGGGGGTGGTGCTCGCGGTGCTGGGCCCCGAGGCCGTGGCCCTCTGCGTTTGCGCCCGCACGGCCGCCGGCATCCTCGGACACTGGGCCGTGGGCTACGCGGCCCATGTCTGGGGAGAGCGGCGCTACGCCCTGCCGGGCGCGGCGGAGAGCGGTACGAACATCTGGGTGCTTGGCGTGCTGTCGTTCGGCGAGGGCTTCCACAACAACCACCACGCCTTCCCAGGCTCCGCACGCATGGGCCAGAAGGCACACGAGCTGGACCTGGGGTGGTGGGTCATCCGAGGGCTTTGTCGGCTGGGACTCGTGCGTGATGTACGTACTTGA
- a CDS encoding TetR/AcrR family transcriptional regulator — protein sequence MATRNKAGATGGPKRGRPRGRTEQGHETRQRLYATALGFISARGYEATHLRDIAKEAGVSVGLLYRYFPSKRAIVLALYDELSSAYAARAEALPAGSWRERFLFALRASLGVLGPHHEVLKALIPVLVGGEEDGLFAPQTAFSRQRVQAVFEDAVAGATDVPSNATVAHALGRLLYVAHLAVVLWWLLDKSPRQRATEGLVSMLAGLLPPASLLLRLPGAGSMVLGADALCRQALFGEPARAQAEEVTR from the coding sequence ATGGCGACGCGGAACAAGGCCGGAGCGACGGGCGGGCCCAAGCGGGGACGCCCCCGGGGCCGGACGGAGCAGGGCCACGAGACGCGCCAGCGGCTGTATGCGACCGCGCTGGGGTTCATCTCCGCGCGGGGCTACGAGGCCACCCATCTGCGGGACATCGCCAAGGAGGCGGGGGTGAGCGTTGGCCTGCTGTACCGGTACTTTCCCAGCAAGCGCGCCATCGTCCTGGCGCTGTACGACGAGTTGTCCTCGGCGTATGCGGCGCGCGCCGAGGCGTTGCCCGCCGGCTCCTGGCGGGAGCGCTTCCTGTTCGCGCTCCGGGCAAGCCTTGGCGTGCTCGGGCCGCACCACGAGGTGCTCAAGGCGCTGATTCCCGTGCTCGTGGGCGGAGAAGAGGACGGCCTGTTCGCGCCGCAGACGGCGTTCTCCCGGCAGCGGGTCCAGGCCGTCTTTGAAGACGCCGTCGCGGGCGCCACGGACGTCCCGAGCAACGCCACGGTGGCCCATGCACTGGGCCGGTTGCTCTACGTCGCGCATCTGGCCGTGGTGCTGTGGTGGCTGCTCGACAAGAGCCCACGTCAGCGCGCCACCGAGGGCCTGGTGTCGATGCTGGCGGGCCTACTGCCCCCTGCATCGCTCCTGCTCCGGCTGCCTGGTGCCGGAAGCATGGTCCTGGGCGCGGACGCCCTCTGCCGGCAGGCGCTCTTCGGCGAACCGGCGCGTGCCCAGGCGGAAGAGGTGACGCGATGA
- a CDS encoding type II toxin-antitoxin system PemK/MazF family toxin — MPPERINRGDVFWVEPDDSRGPVPSYSHPHVVVQDDVFNHSRITTVVVCALTSNLHRASEPGNVLLEVGEGNLPKQSVVVVSQVSSVDKARLGERIGALSDARVEQILAGLRFQQVSFFARP; from the coding sequence ATGCCCCCCGAGCGAATCAACCGCGGTGATGTGTTCTGGGTGGAGCCCGACGACTCACGAGGCCCGGTCCCCAGCTATTCGCACCCCCACGTGGTGGTTCAGGACGACGTCTTCAATCACTCACGCATCACGACGGTGGTCGTGTGTGCGCTGACGTCGAACCTGCACCGGGCCAGCGAGCCGGGGAACGTGCTGCTCGAAGTGGGAGAGGGAAACCTCCCCAAGCAGAGCGTCGTCGTCGTGTCGCAGGTGTCCTCGGTCGACAAGGCGCGTCTGGGAGAGCGAATCGGGGCGCTGTCGGACGCGCGGGTGGAACAGATTCTTGCCGGCCTGCGCTTCCAGCAGGTGTCGTTCTTCGCGAGGCCGTGA
- a CDS encoding trypsin-like serine protease — protein sequence MMSVKVMRRWSTVGAMSLLVGCGPEMVEEQAESVAPATIEQDIVGGTTTTINENPWQVSLRYGGHWCGGSILNKDWILTAAHCVDGYAVTSIVAGSTSSTSTSTGQTRNVAQTIIHEDYGASGNDVALLRLATSLDLNGTTVAAIPRISAADAASGATDPAVVARVTGWGATSSGGSGSATLRTVDVNVISNTEAQQSYPNEYIGPDQIGAKAPGKDSCQGDSGGPLTVNHNGTRKLAGVVSWGYGCADARYPGMYARVSYFESWIDSKLSGTTPPPGTTLLTQTNLSGSSSTWKHFAITVPSGTTSLKVVQSGGSGDADLYVRSGSQPTTSAYNCRPYLAGNEETCSFSNPQAGTWYVSVRGYSSYSGVSVTATIP from the coding sequence ATGATGTCAGTGAAGGTCATGCGGCGGTGGTCGACAGTTGGCGCGATGTCGTTGCTGGTCGGTTGCGGTCCGGAGATGGTCGAGGAGCAGGCGGAGTCGGTGGCGCCGGCGACCATCGAGCAGGACATCGTCGGTGGCACCACCACGACCATCAATGAGAATCCGTGGCAGGTGTCCCTGCGGTACGGCGGCCACTGGTGCGGTGGCTCCATCCTCAACAAGGATTGGATTCTGACCGCGGCGCACTGTGTGGATGGCTACGCCGTCACCAGCATCGTGGCGGGCTCCACCTCGAGCACGAGCACGAGCACGGGCCAGACGCGCAACGTGGCGCAGACCATCATTCATGAAGATTACGGCGCTTCCGGCAACGACGTTGCCCTGCTCCGTCTGGCCACGTCGCTGGACCTCAATGGCACCACCGTCGCGGCCATTCCCCGCATCTCGGCGGCGGATGCCGCGAGCGGCGCCACCGACCCGGCCGTGGTCGCGCGCGTGACGGGCTGGGGTGCGACCTCCTCCGGTGGTTCGGGGTCCGCCACCCTGCGCACGGTGGACGTCAACGTGATTTCGAACACGGAGGCGCAGCAAAGCTACCCCAATGAGTACATTGGCCCGGATCAGATTGGCGCCAAGGCGCCGGGCAAGGACTCGTGCCAGGGCGACAGCGGTGGTCCGCTCACCGTCAATCACAATGGCACCCGCAAGCTCGCGGGCGTCGTGAGCTGGGGCTACGGCTGCGCCGACGCGCGCTACCCGGGTATGTACGCGCGCGTGTCGTACTTCGAGAGCTGGATCGACTCCAAGCTCAGTGGGACGACCCCGCCGCCCGGCACCACGCTGCTGACCCAGACGAACCTGTCCGGCTCGTCCAGCACCTGGAAGCACTTCGCCATCACGGTCCCCAGCGGCACGACGTCGCTCAAGGTGGTGCAGTCGGGGGGCTCGGGTGACGCGGACCTCTATGTGCGCAGCGGCTCGCAGCCCACCACCAGCGCCTACAACTGCCGGCCCTATCTGGCCGGCAACGAGGAGACCTGCTCCTTCTCCAACCCCCAGGCTGGCACCTGGTACGTGTCCGTGCGCGGCTATTCGTCCTACTCGGGCGTGTCCGTGACGGCCACGATTCCGTAA